The following are encoded together in the Weissella soli genome:
- a CDS encoding F0F1 ATP synthase subunit gamma, which translates to MGASLQDISRRITSTKKTRQITSAMQMVSTSKLSQIQRQGGQYHVYADRLHDVVAHLAEAHITNVAGTLLEQRPVKKIGFLLITSDRGLVGGYNSILLKELLARIEEHQLSKEQVVILAIGGNGADFMKKLGYNIAYEYRGVSDVPTFEEVRDIVKAVTSMYDNEVFDELTVIYNHFVSRISNEFRAEKMLPVSTDSFEKKTDSGLHADYEMEPSVESILAVVLPQYAESLVYGAILDAKTAEHAASSNAMRSATDNAKDVIDRLGLQYNRARQSAITTEITEITGGMAALE; encoded by the coding sequence ATGGGAGCTTCTTTGCAAGATATCTCACGCCGTATTACCTCTACAAAAAAGACGCGTCAAATCACGTCAGCTATGCAAATGGTTTCGACTTCGAAGTTGAGTCAAATTCAACGTCAAGGTGGACAATATCATGTGTATGCTGATCGTTTGCATGATGTTGTGGCCCACTTAGCTGAGGCCCACATCACAAACGTTGCTGGGACATTGCTTGAGCAACGCCCAGTTAAGAAGATTGGTTTTCTACTAATTACTTCTGATCGTGGTTTGGTTGGTGGTTATAACTCAATCTTGCTAAAGGAATTATTAGCACGGATTGAGGAGCATCAGTTGTCAAAAGAACAAGTTGTGATTTTGGCAATTGGTGGAAATGGTGCAGACTTCATGAAAAAGTTGGGTTATAACATCGCATACGAGTATCGTGGTGTTTCAGATGTGCCAACGTTTGAAGAAGTTCGTGATATCGTTAAGGCTGTGACATCAATGTATGATAATGAAGTCTTTGACGAATTAACGGTCATTTATAATCACTTCGTTTCACGTATTTCAAATGAATTCCGTGCCGAGAAGATGTTGCCAGTTTCGACTGACAGTTTCGAGAAAAAGACGGATTCTGGCTTGCATGCAGATTATGAAATGGAACCTTCAGTTGAGTCAATCTTAGCTGTCGTGTTACCACAGTACGCGGAAAGTCTGGTCTATGGTGCCATTTTGGACGCCAAGACCGCCGAACACGCGGCTTCATCAAATGCGATGCGTTCAGCTACTGATAATGCGAAGGACGTGATTGACCGGTTGGGCTTACAGTACAACCGGGCGCGTCAGAGTGCAATTACGACTGAAATCACAGAAATTACTGGTGGTATGGCTGCCCTTGAGTAG
- the atpD gene encoding F0F1 ATP synthase subunit beta, whose amino-acid sequence MSTGRVVQVIGPVVDVQFPLDGQIPDINNALVVDKGDAGKLTVEVSLALGDGVVRTIAMDSTDGLQRGMEVTDTEGPISVPVGEATLGRVFNVLGETIDGGEAFGDDAPRDPIHREAPAFDQLATSTEILETGIKVIDLLAPYVRGGKIGLFGGAGVGKTVLIQELIHNIAQGHNGISVFTGVGERTREGNDMYHEMMDSGVLKQTAMVYGQMNEPPGARMRVALTGLTIAEHFRDVNGQDVLLFIDNIFRFTQAGSEVSALLGRIPSAVGYQPTLATEMGQLQERITSTQKGSVTSIQAVYVPADDYTDPAPATTFAHLDATTNLERSLTQQGIYPAVDPLASTSTALTPEIVGLEHYEVATEVQRTLQRYRELQDIISILGMDELSDEEKTTVNRARRIQFFLSQPFSVAETFTGLQGEYVPVAETVRSFKEILEGKYDNLPEDAFRNVGVIEQVVEKAKTLAQ is encoded by the coding sequence ATGAGTACCGGACGAGTTGTACAAGTCATTGGCCCAGTCGTTGACGTTCAATTCCCATTGGATGGCCAAATTCCTGATATCAACAATGCTTTAGTCGTCGATAAGGGCGATGCGGGTAAGTTGACTGTCGAAGTTTCGTTGGCCTTGGGAGATGGTGTTGTTCGTACGATTGCCATGGACTCAACTGACGGCTTACAACGTGGTATGGAAGTAACCGACACTGAGGGACCTATCTCAGTGCCAGTTGGTGAAGCTACGTTGGGTCGTGTCTTTAACGTTTTGGGTGAAACAATTGATGGTGGTGAGGCCTTTGGAGATGATGCTCCACGAGACCCCATCCATCGTGAAGCACCTGCTTTTGATCAACTAGCTACATCTACTGAAATCCTGGAAACTGGAATCAAAGTTATCGATTTGCTGGCGCCATATGTGCGTGGTGGAAAGATTGGTTTGTTCGGTGGTGCGGGTGTTGGTAAGACAGTTTTGATTCAAGAATTGATTCACAACATTGCGCAAGGACATAATGGTATTTCAGTCTTTACTGGTGTCGGGGAACGTACCCGTGAAGGTAACGACATGTACCATGAAATGATGGATTCAGGCGTTTTGAAGCAAACCGCCATGGTTTATGGACAAATGAATGAGCCACCTGGCGCACGAATGCGTGTAGCCTTAACTGGTTTGACTATCGCGGAACATTTCCGTGATGTAAATGGTCAAGATGTTTTGTTGTTCATTGACAACATCTTCCGTTTCACACAAGCTGGTTCAGAAGTTTCAGCTTTGCTTGGTCGTATTCCATCAGCCGTTGGGTATCAACCAACATTGGCCACTGAAATGGGACAATTGCAAGAGCGGATCACTTCAACGCAAAAGGGTTCAGTTACATCAATCCAAGCCGTTTACGTGCCTGCCGATGACTATACTGACCCTGCTCCAGCGACGACTTTCGCCCACTTGGACGCAACTACTAACTTGGAGCGTTCTTTGACACAACAAGGTATCTATCCAGCCGTTGACCCGTTGGCTTCAACATCAACTGCTTTGACACCTGAAATTGTTGGACTTGAGCACTATGAAGTAGCGACTGAAGTCCAACGTACTTTGCAACGTTATCGTGAACTGCAAGATATCATTTCAATTCTAGGAATGGATGAATTGTCCGATGAAGAGAAGACGACGGTTAACCGTGCACGTCGTATTCAATTCTTCTTGTCACAACCATTCTCAGTTGCCGAAACGTTTACTGGTTTGCAGGGTGAGTATGTCCCCGTTGCCGAAACGGTACGCTCATTCAAGGAAATCTTGGAAGGTAAGTATGATAACTTGCCAGAAGATGCTTTCCGTAACGTTGGTGTCATTGAACAAGTCGTTGAAAAGGCCAAAACTTTGGCTCAATAA
- a CDS encoding F0F1 ATP synthase subunit epsilon — MAMNEHSIKVSIVTPDGVVFEYETATLVVLHTTGGEVGIMANHVPLISALEISEVKVVDESESNNMTELIAVNGGFAEFSQNMLTIVADSAEKSGDIDVRRAESARKRAEEALKQAKDRQDAREIQRNQAALLRAINRIQAATGQK; from the coding sequence ATTGCCATGAATGAACACAGCATTAAGGTGTCAATTGTGACTCCCGATGGCGTGGTCTTCGAATATGAAACTGCCACGTTAGTTGTGTTGCACACAACTGGCGGTGAAGTCGGTATCATGGCGAACCACGTGCCACTAATCTCAGCTTTGGAAATTAGCGAAGTGAAGGTTGTGGATGAGTCAGAATCAAATAATATGACCGAATTGATTGCTGTCAATGGTGGTTTTGCTGAATTCTCACAGAACATGCTCACAATTGTGGCGGACTCTGCTGAGAAGAGCGGTGATATCGATGTGCGTCGTGCTGAATCTGCTCGTAAGCGTGCCGAAGAGGCTTTGAAGCAGGCGAAGGATCGACAGGATGCTCGTGAGATTCAACGTAACCAAGCAGCACTATTGCGTGCGATAAATCGTATTCAAGCTGCTACCGGACAGAAGTAG